One Thermostichus vulcanus str. 'Rupite' genomic region harbors:
- a CDS encoding DNA gyrase/topoisomerase IV subunit A, which yields MTQQLTLDGLGSSSNGGSRLGRVIATDLQGEMQRSYLEYAMSVIVGRALPDVRDGLKPVHRRILYAMHELGLTPERPYRKCARVVGDVLGKYHPHGDQAVYDALVRMVQEFSSRYPLVAGHGNFGSVDDDPAAAMRYTECRLAQVSHTALLDQVGEDIVEFMPNFDGSQVEPTVLPARLPILLLNGSSGIAVGMATNIPPHNLGELVDGLLALIDNPELEAEQLLQWIPGPDFPTGGQIVDSQGIREAYLTGRGSILMRGVAQFEEIQPGKGRHRRPAIIITEFPYQVNKAAWIEKVAELVNQDRITGIADLRDESDRTGIRVVVELKREANPQAVLQQLYKLTPLQSNFGAILLALVNGEPQQLSLKGILQHFLDFREVTLGRIFRAELQRVQRKAEEVEAMLLALADLDRVIELLRQAPDGSTAKGQLQTHLGCTPEQADTILAMPLRRLTGLERERLQQEQAELRSRIEELQGLLDDRRKLLNYLKKELRQLKKTHADPRRTQILSASELEAEVAQIPTGEEGEDSTFLLQFTRKGYVRRIPLPSRRSRTNPAQRELGEDRLLSLESVTLGQEILVLTAPGRAFTVPIEGIPLSTGQSRGVPLLTLLPAPEPIIATFTLDPNSVDAALVLLSRQGRIKRVALADFVGLTQRGSTALKLKEDDELGWAAIHDPRQSSDTVILATSGGRLLRLPLDEEQIPLMGRMAMGNPALRLGRKEQIVGMTLLPPEGILILASQSGHLKRLALSEIPTMDRGRVGVQAFKFASKTDALVGLVGLAPDPNRPGQPQVDLFTESERIHSFLPEEIPLQNRAGGGSPLLKSERATGLHVFWPQWLPE from the coding sequence ATGACTCAGCAACTGACTCTCGACGGACTGGGATCCTCATCGAACGGGGGATCTCGTCTAGGGCGGGTGATTGCCACCGATCTGCAAGGGGAGATGCAGCGCTCCTATCTGGAATACGCCATGAGCGTGATTGTCGGGCGGGCGCTACCGGATGTGCGGGATGGCCTGAAGCCGGTGCATCGTCGCATTCTCTACGCCATGCATGAGTTGGGCCTCACGCCAGAGCGACCCTATCGCAAATGTGCCCGTGTGGTGGGGGATGTGCTGGGGAAATATCACCCGCATGGGGATCAGGCGGTTTACGATGCCTTGGTGCGCATGGTGCAGGAGTTTTCCAGTCGTTACCCCTTGGTGGCGGGGCACGGCAACTTTGGCTCGGTGGATGACGATCCGGCGGCGGCCATGCGCTACACCGAGTGTCGGCTGGCGCAGGTGAGCCATACGGCCCTTCTGGATCAGGTGGGGGAAGACATCGTCGAGTTCATGCCCAATTTCGACGGATCCCAAGTCGAACCCACCGTTCTCCCCGCCCGACTGCCGATTTTGCTGCTCAATGGCTCCTCGGGGATTGCCGTCGGTATGGCCACCAATATCCCTCCCCACAACCTCGGGGAGCTGGTGGATGGCTTGCTGGCCTTAATTGACAATCCTGAGCTGGAAGCGGAGCAGCTTTTGCAGTGGATCCCAGGGCCAGATTTCCCAACCGGGGGCCAAATTGTCGATAGCCAAGGGATCCGTGAAGCCTACTTGACCGGACGCGGTTCGATCCTGATGCGGGGGGTAGCCCAATTTGAGGAAATTCAACCGGGCAAAGGTCGTCATCGGCGGCCCGCCATCATCATCACAGAGTTTCCCTACCAGGTGAACAAAGCCGCCTGGATCGAGAAAGTGGCGGAACTGGTGAATCAAGATCGGATCACCGGCATTGCCGATCTGCGGGATGAATCGGATCGCACTGGCATCCGTGTTGTCGTGGAGCTGAAGCGGGAAGCCAACCCACAGGCGGTTTTGCAACAGCTATACAAACTTACCCCGCTACAAAGCAACTTTGGGGCGATTTTGTTGGCTTTGGTGAATGGAGAACCGCAACAACTCAGCCTGAAAGGGATTCTGCAACACTTTTTGGATTTTCGTGAAGTCACCCTGGGCCGCATTTTTCGCGCCGAACTGCAGCGGGTGCAACGCAAAGCCGAGGAAGTGGAAGCCATGTTACTGGCCTTGGCAGATTTGGATCGGGTGATCGAGCTGCTGCGTCAGGCCCCGGATGGCTCGACTGCCAAAGGGCAACTGCAAACCCACCTCGGGTGTACCCCCGAACAGGCCGACACCATTTTGGCCATGCCCCTACGCCGCCTGACGGGATTGGAGCGGGAACGTCTGCAACAGGAACAGGCAGAATTGCGCAGCCGCATCGAAGAACTACAGGGGCTACTGGATGATCGCCGTAAACTTTTGAATTACCTAAAAAAAGAGCTGCGACAACTGAAGAAAACCCACGCGGATCCCCGGCGCACCCAAATTCTTTCTGCTTCAGAGTTGGAAGCGGAAGTGGCTCAAATTCCCACTGGTGAAGAAGGGGAAGATAGCACCTTTTTGCTGCAATTCACCCGCAAAGGCTACGTGCGCCGCATTCCCTTGCCCAGCCGTCGCTCCCGCACAAACCCAGCCCAACGGGAATTGGGGGAAGATAGGCTGCTCAGTCTGGAGTCCGTTACTCTGGGCCAAGAGATTTTGGTGTTAACCGCCCCCGGCAGAGCCTTTACGGTACCCATCGAAGGGATCCCCCTCAGTACCGGGCAATCCCGAGGTGTGCCGTTGCTAACCCTGTTGCCAGCCCCGGAGCCGATCATTGCCACCTTTACGCTGGATCCCAACTCAGTGGATGCCGCCTTGGTGTTGCTCAGCCGGCAGGGTCGGATTAAGCGAGTCGCCTTGGCAGATTTTGTCGGCCTCACCCAACGGGGATCCACTGCTTTGAAACTAAAAGAGGATGACGAGCTGGGTTGGGCAGCCATTCATGATCCTAGGCAAAGCAGCGACACTGTTATCCTAGCCACCTCAGGAGGACGATTGCTGCGGCTGCCCCTTGACGAGGAGCAAATTCCCCTGATGGGCCGGATGGCGATGGGTAATCCAGCTCTACGCTTGGGCCGCAAAGAACAGATCGTCGGTATGACCCTGCTTCCCCCTGAGGGGATCCTGATCCTAGCCAGTCAATCGGGTCATCTGAAGCGGCTGGCCCTAAGCGAGATTCCGACGATGGATCGGGGCAGGGTCGGGGTACAGGCCTTTAAGTTTGCCAGCAAAACCGATGCTTTGGTAGGGCTGGTGGGCTTAGCGCCAGACCCGAATCGGCCCGGACAGCCGCAGGTGGATCTGTTCACCGAGTCGGAACGGATCCACTCGTTTCTGCCGGAGGAGATCCCATTGCAAAATAGGGCCGGTGGCGGATCCCCGCTGTTGAAGTCGGAGCGAGCCACCGGGTTACACGTGTTTTGGCCCCAGTGGTTGCCGGAGTGA
- a CDS encoding SDR family NAD(P)-dependent oxidoreductase has protein sequence MFEQEETMSSLANQVVLITGASAGIGEAVALEAAKQGARLVLAARREGVLQTVKDLVVGRGAEALVVPTDMADTAQVEALAQKALDHFGRVDILVNNAGYGQMGPVEEVDVAAMRRQFEVNVFGLHTLTRALLPQMRERGSGRIINLSSVAGQMSMPFSGVYNATKFAVEALSDALRVEVAPFGVKVILIEPGPVATEFGRVAEETFGAVVNPNGPYKAILDSTADMASSFNKMAWPVEKVVEPIMRAMTDPHPSDRYTAFTGGKLALGLMRLLPASLADQMWRRIYKLDQLGSPESV, from the coding sequence TTGTTTGAACAAGAGGAAACCATGTCGTCCTTAGCCAATCAGGTGGTGTTGATCACCGGAGCCTCCGCCGGAATTGGGGAAGCCGTTGCCCTAGAAGCCGCCAAACAAGGGGCCCGATTGGTACTGGCAGCCCGTCGAGAAGGGGTGCTGCAAACCGTTAAAGATCTGGTAGTGGGTCGAGGGGCAGAGGCGTTGGTTGTGCCCACCGACATGGCGGATACCGCCCAGGTGGAAGCCCTGGCCCAAAAGGCCCTGGATCACTTTGGCCGGGTGGATATTCTCGTCAACAATGCCGGTTATGGCCAGATGGGGCCGGTAGAAGAGGTGGATGTGGCAGCAATGCGGCGGCAATTTGAGGTGAATGTGTTTGGCCTGCACACCCTCACCCGGGCCCTGTTGCCCCAAATGCGCGAACGGGGTAGTGGCCGAATCATCAACCTTAGCTCTGTAGCTGGTCAGATGTCTATGCCCTTTAGTGGGGTTTACAACGCAACCAAATTTGCTGTCGAAGCCCTCAGTGATGCTTTGCGGGTAGAAGTGGCCCCCTTCGGAGTCAAGGTGATCCTGATCGAGCCGGGGCCGGTGGCCACTGAGTTTGGCCGGGTAGCAGAAGAAACCTTCGGGGCGGTTGTCAACCCGAATGGCCCCTACAAAGCCATTCTGGACAGCACCGCCGATATGGCCAGCTCCTTCAACAAAATGGCTTGGCCGGTGGAGAAGGTCGTGGAGCCGATCATGAGGGCGATGACCGATCCCCACCCCTCGGATCGCTACACCGCCTTTACAGGCGGCAAGTTGGCTCTGGGTCTGATGCGGTTGCTGCCCGCGTCTTTGGCAGATCAAATGTGGCGGCGCATCTACAAGTTGGATCAGCTGGGATCCCCTGAATCGGTCTAA